One Gloeothece verrucosa PCC 7822 DNA window includes the following coding sequences:
- the cobQ gene encoding cobyric acid synthase CobQ has protein sequence MKGIMVVGTTSHAGKSFLTAALCRILARRGWHVAPFKGQNMALNAYVTPAGGEIGFAQAVQAWAAGTTPRVEMNPILLKPQGDMTSQVILKGKVFGKITASDYYDQFFETGWEAITSCLERLSLEFDLVVCEGAGSPAEINLKHRDLTNMRVAKHLGAATLLVVDIDRGGAFAHIVGTLALLEPEERTLIKGIIINKFRGQRSLLDSGIKWLEEYTGIPVLGVIPWSDVLIPAEDSLDLFERRIKPNAEINISVLRLPRIANFTDFDPLDSEVSVSLNYVDLHQELGYPDAVIIPGSKTTIEDLMAIYKSGMAQKLQDYAAAGGVILGICGGFQMLGERVLDPEKLESEQQEFNGLNLLPIETVIIPDKIASQRQVFSNYPQSGLPISGYEIHQGVTRLVNGVKQPEKLGCQALFNDEKLGLVNSSHLIWGCYLHGLFDNGAWRRAWLNFLRHRRGLSALPTGIANYREQREATLNVIADLVESHLDLTPILSKL, from the coding sequence ATGAAAGGAATTATGGTGGTGGGGACAACCTCCCACGCAGGAAAATCTTTTTTAACAGCAGCATTGTGTCGTATACTTGCCCGACGAGGTTGGCATGTCGCTCCCTTTAAGGGACAAAACATGGCTCTTAATGCTTATGTTACCCCCGCCGGTGGCGAAATAGGCTTTGCTCAAGCGGTACAAGCTTGGGCCGCAGGGACTACGCCCAGAGTGGAGATGAATCCCATTTTACTCAAACCCCAAGGCGATATGACCTCTCAAGTCATTCTCAAGGGCAAAGTGTTTGGGAAAATTACGGCTTCAGACTATTATGATCAGTTTTTTGAGACCGGTTGGGAGGCTATCACCTCTTGTTTAGAACGCTTATCTCTAGAATTTGATTTAGTGGTTTGTGAAGGGGCAGGAAGTCCGGCTGAAATCAATCTTAAACATCGAGATTTAACTAACATGAGAGTAGCCAAGCATTTAGGGGCGGCGACTTTGTTAGTGGTGGATATTGACCGAGGTGGGGCTTTTGCTCATATCGTGGGAACTCTCGCTTTATTAGAACCCGAAGAACGCACTCTCATTAAAGGAATTATCATCAATAAATTTCGAGGACAGCGCTCTTTATTAGATTCTGGCATTAAATGGTTAGAAGAATACACCGGCATTCCTGTATTGGGGGTAATTCCTTGGAGTGATGTTTTAATCCCAGCAGAAGATTCCCTAGATTTGTTTGAAAGACGTATTAAACCTAATGCTGAGATTAATATTAGCGTGCTTCGTCTTCCCCGTATTGCCAATTTCACAGATTTTGATCCGTTAGATTCTGAGGTGAGCGTTTCTCTCAATTATGTGGATTTACACCAAGAATTAGGATACCCTGATGCTGTGATCATTCCTGGCTCAAAAACGACTATAGAAGACTTAATGGCTATATATAAAAGCGGCATGGCTCAAAAGTTACAAGACTATGCCGCAGCCGGAGGGGTGATACTTGGCATTTGTGGCGGGTTTCAAATGTTGGGAGAACGAGTCTTAGACCCAGAAAAATTAGAAAGTGAGCAACAGGAGTTTAACGGATTAAATTTATTGCCCATAGAAACGGTGATTATTCCTGACAAAATCGCCTCTCAGCGACAAGTTTTTTCCAATTATCCTCAGTCGGGTTTGCCCATTAGCGGCTATGAAATTCATCAGGGCGTTACTCGCTTAGTTAATGGGGTCAAGCAACCTGAAAAGCTGGGTTGTCAAGCTTTGTTTAATGACGAAAAATTAGGTTTAGTCAACAGTTCCCATTTAATTTGGGGTTGTTATTTGCATGGACTATTTGATAATGGGGCTTGGCGACGGGCGTGGTTAAATTTTTTACGACATCGGCGAGGACTGTCTGCTTTACCTACCGGTATTGCTAACTATCGAGAGCAACGGGAAGCGACTTTAAATGTGATCGCGGATTTAGTGGAATCTCATTTAGACTTAACGCCGATTTTATCAAAACTCTAA
- a CDS encoding Npun_F0494 family protein, whose amino-acid sequence MTASSSPKQSLLQYSTRTLTRAEQALFCSPFQLILFKTMRHQSVPLPLISGVRGLEQQYTKKLLSEGRAERELMWLIQVGLLRREVDGQGITDSFRLTPLGRQIVEKWEAQNFPVPTPSLWERLVNFLTRWFSISF is encoded by the coding sequence ATGACAGCATCTTCAAGCCCAAAACAGTCATTACTTCAATACTCGACACGAACCCTAACCCGAGCCGAACAGGCGCTATTTTGCTCTCCTTTCCAGCTAATCTTGTTTAAAACCATGCGCCATCAAAGTGTGCCTTTGCCACTCATCTCAGGAGTAAGAGGACTCGAACAACAATATACTAAAAAGCTGCTGAGTGAAGGACGAGCAGAAAGGGAATTAATGTGGCTCATTCAGGTGGGGTTATTGCGACGAGAAGTAGATGGACAAGGAATCACCGATAGCTTTCGTTTGACCCCCCTAGGACGACAAATCGTCGAAAAATGGGAAGCTCAAAACTTTCCTGTTCCGACTCCTTCACTCTGGGAGCGGCTAGTGAATTTTTTAACTCGCTGGTTTTCAATTTCGTTCTAA
- a CDS encoding peroxiredoxin — MALAVGTEAPNFTTVDDEGNTVSLSDFQGKIVVLYFYPKDDTPGCTKQAQSFRDNYQEYQDKDMVVLGVSMDDEASHKKFKEKYGLPFKLLVDTDGKITNAYDVSGGGYAKRVTYIIDAQGTIIAVDDKVKTETHAQDILTTIS; from the coding sequence ATGGCTTTAGCAGTTGGCACAGAAGCCCCTAACTTTACCACTGTGGATGACGAGGGCAATACTGTTTCCTTGTCAGATTTTCAGGGTAAGATAGTTGTTTTGTACTTTTATCCTAAAGATGATACTCCAGGCTGCACCAAACAGGCGCAAAGTTTTCGTGATAATTATCAGGAGTATCAAGATAAGGACATGGTGGTCCTCGGTGTCAGCATGGATGATGAAGCTTCCCATAAAAAGTTTAAAGAGAAGTATGGTTTACCTTTTAAATTGTTAGTTGACACCGATGGCAAAATTACTAATGCTTATGATGTTTCTGGGGGAGGATATGCCAAGCGCGTAACCTATATTATCGATGCCCAAGGAACCATTATTGCTGTTGATGATAAAGTGAAAACTGAAACGCACGCCCAAGATATCTTAACTACCATTAGCTAG
- a CDS encoding response regulator transcription factor: MPRILVIDDDPAISELVSINLEMAGYDVNQAEDGIKGQALAVQLQPDLIMLDLMLPKVDGFTVCQRLRRDERTSDIPVLMLTALGQTQDKVEGFNAGADDYLTKPFEVEEMLARVRALLRRTDRIPQAAKHSEILNYGPLTLVPERFEAIWFNKTVKLTHLEFELLHCLLQRHGQTVSPSDILKEVWGYDPDDDIETIRVHIRHLRTKLEPDPRHPRYIKTVYGAGYCLELPSSEQLSLDTDVAAV; the protein is encoded by the coding sequence ATGCCCCGAATACTCGTAATAGATGACGATCCCGCAATCTCCGAATTAGTCTCCATCAACTTAGAGATGGCTGGTTATGACGTTAACCAAGCAGAAGACGGCATAAAAGGTCAAGCTTTGGCTGTCCAATTACAGCCAGATCTGATCATGCTTGATTTAATGCTACCAAAAGTTGATGGTTTTACCGTGTGTCAGCGACTGCGCCGGGATGAGCGCACATCCGATATTCCGGTTCTGATGTTAACCGCCCTAGGTCAAACACAGGACAAAGTGGAAGGCTTCAACGCGGGGGCTGATGATTATCTCACTAAGCCCTTTGAAGTAGAAGAAATGCTGGCTAGAGTGCGGGCCCTGCTGCGGCGAACGGACCGAATTCCCCAAGCGGCTAAACATTCTGAGATTCTCAATTATGGGCCCTTAACCCTTGTGCCTGAAAGGTTTGAGGCCATTTGGTTTAACAAAACTGTGAAATTGACTCATTTGGAGTTTGAGTTACTCCATTGTTTATTGCAACGTCATGGTCAAACTGTCTCCCCTAGCGATATTCTCAAAGAAGTTTGGGGATATGATCCTGATGACGATATAGAAACCATTCGAGTTCATATTCGCCATCTGCGAACCAAACTCGAGCCAGATCCGAGACACCCTCGTTACATCAAGACCGTCTATGGGGCGGGTTATTGCTTGGAGTTACCCAGCAGTGAACAGTTGAGCCTAGATACTGATGTAGCCGCCGTCTAA
- a CDS encoding RNA 2'-phosphotransferase — MKSNRCLKISKYLSYHLRHHPEELGLELAPGGWVEVEKLLAACLEAQFPLTREELEEVVTNNDKQRFSFDQTKTLIRANQGHSVPVDLQLTSLAPPEILYHGTSTKAVPSILSQGLLKMARHHVHLSTTIEAARKVGQRQGKPVVFELDAAAMYQAGYQFFVSENGVWLVETVPPAYLRQIYPLLVTI, encoded by the coding sequence ATGAAATCTAATCGCTGCTTGAAAATCAGTAAATATCTCAGTTACCATCTGCGACATCACCCTGAAGAATTAGGGCTTGAACTTGCACCTGGGGGCTGGGTTGAGGTCGAGAAACTTTTAGCCGCCTGCCTTGAAGCTCAATTTCCTCTGACACGTGAAGAATTAGAGGAAGTGGTGACAAACAATGATAAACAGCGTTTTTCTTTTGATCAGACAAAAACCCTCATCAGAGCCAATCAAGGTCATAGCGTCCCGGTTGACCTACAATTAACATCGCTTGCTCCCCCAGAGATTTTATATCACGGCACATCCACAAAGGCAGTCCCGTCAATTTTAAGTCAGGGTTTACTGAAAATGGCTCGCCATCATGTTCATTTATCCACTACCATAGAAGCGGCCAGAAAGGTTGGTCAGCGCCAAGGCAAACCTGTAGTGTTTGAACTGGATGCGGCTGCGATGTACCAAGCTGGTTATCAATTTTTCGTTTCTGAGAATGGAGTATGGTTAGTCGAGACAGTCCCACCCGCTTATCTAAGGCAAATTTATCCTTTATTAGTTACAATTTAG